In Sandaracinaceae bacterium, the following proteins share a genomic window:
- a CDS encoding PilN domain-containing protein, with translation MIRINLLPKTKKQAQAQSSGSGPLWAGIYLLATFLWGIGLALVYFQYQGELEGIQRANRDLDAEIADLEQRTARLDELRAQLARSVRLEEVVAELNAARTGPLRVMMELSRILSVPGGPTIDPEALERQRQVNPYAGFREGWDVRRLWLKSFTESERVCEIAGEARTNEDVAEFLRRLSLSELFAEVVLERTAGAEVNDESVIAFDLNCRVRY, from the coding sequence ATGATTCGTATCAACCTCCTCCCGAAGACCAAGAAGCAGGCGCAGGCACAGTCGTCCGGGAGCGGACCGCTCTGGGCCGGCATCTACCTGCTGGCCACCTTCCTGTGGGGCATTGGGCTTGCGCTGGTCTACTTCCAGTATCAGGGCGAGCTCGAAGGCATTCAGCGCGCCAACCGCGACCTCGATGCCGAAATCGCGGACCTCGAGCAGCGCACCGCCCGGCTGGATGAGCTGCGCGCACAGCTGGCGCGGAGCGTTCGGCTCGAAGAAGTGGTGGCCGAGCTCAACGCGGCTCGCACGGGCCCGCTCCGGGTGATGATGGAGCTCTCGCGCATCCTCAGCGTGCCGGGGGGGCCCACCATCGACCCGGAAGCGCTCGAGCGTCAGCGCCAGGTGAACCCGTACGCTGGCTTCCGTGAAGGCTGGGACGTGCGCCGGCTCTGGTTGAAATCCTTCACCGAGAGCGAGCGCGTCTGCGAGATTGCGGGCGAGGCACGCACCAACGAAGACGTCGCGGAGTTCCTGCGACGCCTCTCCTTGTCAGAGCTCTTTGCCGAGGTCGTCCTCGAGAGGACGGCAGGTGCCGAGGTCAACGATGAGAGCGTCATCGCCTTCGATCTGAACTGCCGGGTGAGGTACTGA
- a CDS encoding LD-carboxypeptidase: protein MTPRLVPAALVPGDHVALVAPSGPFDRDAFERGVELLSSRGYVCHYDEAIFARDGYLAGDDVRRERELLRALADPAIKVLIAARGGFGATRLLPRLSVSAVRAAGKGLVGFSDITALHALWARAGVASLHAAMVAKVGDLDDALQLRWLHALEGAPSPALTDLTTVVPGRVVGPLVGGNLAVLAALVGTPFAPPLDGSVLFLEDIGERPYRIDRMLTTLTHAGWFEQVRGVAFGAFTDCAPGVDGVSGRDVLVRHAEALGLPCVLDVPAGHVDDNRELPLGRTVTLDATARILHFE from the coding sequence ATGACCCCGCGGCTCGTGCCGGCGGCGCTCGTGCCGGGCGACCACGTGGCCTTGGTGGCCCCCAGCGGGCCGTTCGACCGTGATGCCTTCGAGCGCGGCGTGGAGCTGCTGAGCTCGCGCGGCTACGTGTGCCACTACGACGAGGCCATCTTCGCGCGGGACGGCTACCTGGCTGGCGACGACGTGCGCCGAGAGCGCGAGCTGCTGCGCGCCCTGGCGGACCCCGCCATCAAGGTTCTCATCGCGGCGCGGGGGGGCTTCGGAGCCACGCGGCTGCTGCCCCGCCTCAGCGTGTCGGCCGTGCGCGCAGCGGGCAAGGGGCTGGTGGGCTTCAGCGACATCACCGCACTCCACGCACTCTGGGCGCGCGCGGGGGTGGCGTCGCTGCACGCCGCGATGGTGGCCAAGGTGGGTGACCTGGACGACGCACTGCAGCTGCGCTGGCTGCACGCGCTCGAAGGCGCGCCCTCGCCGGCGCTCACGGACCTCACCACCGTAGTTCCGGGCCGGGTGGTGGGCCCGCTCGTGGGCGGCAACCTGGCGGTGCTGGCGGCGCTGGTGGGGACTCCGTTCGCGCCTCCGCTCGATGGTTCGGTGCTCTTCCTCGAGGACATCGGCGAGCGCCCGTATCGCATCGACCGGATGCTCACCACGCTCACGCACGCCGGCTGGTTCGAGCAGGTGCGCGGGGTGGCCTTCGGCGCCTTCACGGACTGCGCACCCGGCGTCGACGGCGTCAGTGGGCGCGATGTCCTGGTGAGGCACGCGGAAGCGCTCGGGCTGCCTTGCGTGCTGGACGTTCCCGCTGGCCATGTGGACGACAACCGCGAGCTGCCGCTGGGGCGCACCGTGACACTGGACGCCACCGCCAGGATTCTGCACTTCGAGTAG
- a CDS encoding LysM peptidoglycan-binding domain-containing protein, with amino-acid sequence MSASAKVALRPRARALWTLGCALALGLSALVVLLPIASAQRQHRVRSGQTLAAIATRHHVSLSNLAGANRLRTTARLQVGQVLTIPEEGVAYVAVGQTLSHVARENNITSEQLARANRMAVDTVLQPGQRLVLPGHENTAAARQQYGRPRNPGVVTFFRFSSRETARIRVLDSRGRPRAAARTQLSRLMRERGTDDTTRVDDRLIRLLVQVSDHFGGRKLYIISGFRAAGGFTRESSRHVEGKAIDFRMDRVSNTDLRDYCRQLPDVGVGYYPNSTFIHLDTRSESAYWVDYSSSGEAPRYRRNGSADGAASGGEAGDAEGSDGAADASAPE; translated from the coding sequence GTGTCTGCCTCCGCGAAAGTCGCTCTCCGCCCGCGGGCTCGCGCCCTGTGGACGCTGGGGTGCGCGCTGGCCCTCGGCCTCTCGGCGCTGGTCGTGTTGCTCCCCATCGCCTCCGCGCAGCGACAGCACCGCGTGCGCTCGGGGCAGACGCTGGCCGCCATCGCCACGCGTCACCACGTGAGCCTGTCGAACCTGGCGGGCGCCAACCGCTTGCGAACCACCGCCCGGCTCCAGGTCGGCCAGGTGCTCACCATCCCGGAAGAGGGCGTCGCCTACGTGGCCGTTGGGCAGACCCTCTCGCACGTGGCGCGCGAGAACAACATCACGTCGGAGCAGCTGGCCCGAGCCAACCGCATGGCTGTGGACACGGTGCTCCAGCCCGGGCAGCGTTTGGTGCTCCCTGGGCACGAGAACACGGCCGCAGCGCGTCAGCAGTACGGGCGCCCGCGCAACCCTGGGGTGGTCACCTTCTTCCGCTTCTCCAGCCGTGAGACGGCGCGCATCCGCGTGCTGGACAGCCGCGGTCGCCCGCGCGCGGCGGCCCGCACCCAGCTGTCACGGTTGATGCGCGAGCGCGGGACCGATGACACCACTCGGGTGGACGACCGCCTGATCCGCCTGCTGGTGCAGGTGAGCGACCACTTCGGTGGGCGCAAGCTCTACATCATCAGCGGCTTCCGCGCGGCAGGCGGTTTCACGCGCGAGTCCAGCCGTCACGTCGAGGGCAAGGCCATCGACTTCCGCATGGATCGCGTGAGCAACACCGACCTGCGCGACTATTGCCGCCAGCTCCCCGACGTGGGCGTGGGCTACTACCCGAACAGCACCTTCATCCACCTCGACACGCGCTCGGAGTCCGCCTACTGGGTGGACTACTCGAGCTCGGGCGAGGCCCCGCGATACCGCCGAAACGGCAGCGCCGATGGCGCAGCCAGCGGTGGTGAAGCAGGAGACGCCGAAGGCAGCGACGGGGCGGCAGACGCGTCCGCTCCCGAGTGA
- a CDS encoding RNA polymerase sigma factor, translated as METRSSTVTDGQLAMSLPAPLGTTPWSPGTRLRAGLSAVLESAARLPYKAGVRGAALPGRPVREAWVANTEAADRIAWERTLLRRIRAGERAAFAELYRAYAPVLYRRVLLPKLGAPGAAEDALAETFRTAFVKLDSYEDQGVSIYHWLSRIASNKAIDMHRARARTDRALTQLEGLLAPLEQPGARDPFGELSARRDQAALEARITEALSALNPRYRRAIELRFLEERERPACAEALEVKLGTFDVLLLRALRAFRRAWDEREASGASARRVPESEAQDD; from the coding sequence GTGGAGACACGTTCCTCCACGGTGACCGACGGCCAGCTCGCCATGTCCCTTCCCGCGCCCCTCGGGACCACACCCTGGTCACCGGGAACGCGCCTGCGAGCGGGGCTGTCCGCCGTGCTGGAAAGTGCGGCGCGCTTGCCGTACAAGGCGGGAGTACGTGGCGCTGCCCTCCCCGGGCGGCCCGTGCGCGAGGCATGGGTGGCCAACACGGAAGCGGCGGATCGAATCGCTTGGGAGCGCACACTGCTTCGCCGCATCCGTGCCGGCGAGCGGGCCGCGTTCGCCGAGCTGTACCGCGCCTACGCCCCCGTGCTCTACCGGCGGGTGCTGCTGCCCAAACTAGGCGCGCCGGGCGCCGCGGAAGACGCGCTGGCCGAGACCTTCCGCACGGCCTTCGTGAAGCTCGACAGCTACGAGGATCAGGGGGTGAGCATCTACCACTGGCTTTCGCGCATCGCGTCCAACAAGGCCATCGACATGCACCGGGCGCGCGCCCGGACGGACCGCGCCCTGACGCAGCTGGAGGGGCTCCTGGCGCCGCTCGAGCAGCCCGGCGCGCGAGATCCCTTCGGCGAGCTCAGCGCACGCCGCGACCAGGCCGCGCTCGAGGCGCGCATCACGGAGGCGCTGTCCGCGCTGAACCCGCGCTATCGCCGCGCCATCGAGCTGCGCTTCCTGGAGGAGCGCGAGCGGCCGGCGTGCGCCGAAGCGCTGGAGGTGAAGTTGGGCACCTTCGATGTGCTGCTGCTGCGGGCGCTGCGCGCGTTTCGACGCGCGTGGGACGAGCGCGAGGCGTCGGGCGCGAGCGCGCGGCGTGTGCCAGAGAGCGAGGCTCAGGATGACTGA
- a CDS encoding sigma-54-dependent Fis family transcriptional regulator produces the protein MNEIWHHDWLCAEGPLDMARYRGLELADALLEGGRLGDGLRLLEQETERSREAGVLRAGWLVRLGAVDEARSIGVLLNVLDGPDGPPTPPMRVQLALLAQRDGDTDAALLALEQAAQQLRAEGARWAATRVEVLEVTMRLVRRRASDLEVSAKVCQSLPGGSLQRLLLAWHHAASGAPVEALVQHASMLPQRMLGAEALAATVILARDQGNDEALSRAQAELLGQLETLGLTLPPRLRAGLFEGLGRGHARARARLVDARPSDERDRLARVFQTITRLARERELPRLLERITDGAVDLTGAERGFVLLAGAAGPTPEIERHAGGDLGAPGDATFSRSIAQSVILDARPIVTVDAQNDPRVRDFASVHQLALTSVACVPIRGRDGVLGALYLEHRSRRARFHADDLDLLLAFADQAAVALETHQALATLATQRDQLLAQRNELEAARGALEDALGRREVQLADTQRALAKVAEPFRTGYERFGIIGRSAALGAMLARVDRVRDVDLPIVLRGESGTGKELVARALHGSGRRRDRPFVALGCGALAASLLESELFGHVRGAFTGADRSRDGVFVRAEGGTLFLDELEDMPPKMQVDLLRVLQEGRVRPLGGDHDVHVDVRIVGATRRPLAECVAAGTFREDLFYRLQVVEIVVPPLRERLTDLPLLAAHLLAQLARERGDAPARLTTRALARIAASGLPGNVRQLEHLLASAWVLSDGPVLDADVFHELLGGPPVTPSASQPIDFEVDELPALGPPASQPATPPEPPAPRSETEWKALEHERILEALTAAGWNRVRAAAELGIPRRTFYRRLKEHGIL, from the coding sequence GTGAACGAGATCTGGCATCACGACTGGCTGTGCGCCGAGGGGCCCCTCGACATGGCCCGCTACCGTGGGCTGGAGCTGGCGGATGCGCTGCTCGAGGGCGGGCGGCTCGGGGACGGTCTGCGCCTGCTCGAGCAGGAAACCGAGCGTTCGCGCGAGGCGGGTGTGCTGCGCGCGGGCTGGTTGGTGCGGCTGGGCGCCGTGGACGAGGCGCGCTCGATTGGCGTCTTGCTAAACGTGCTGGATGGCCCTGACGGGCCGCCGACACCCCCCATGAGGGTACAGTTGGCCCTGCTCGCACAGCGGGATGGGGATACGGACGCCGCCTTGCTGGCGCTCGAGCAGGCGGCGCAGCAGCTGCGCGCCGAGGGGGCACGCTGGGCGGCCACCCGAGTTGAGGTCCTCGAGGTCACGATGCGCCTCGTGCGCCGCCGTGCGAGCGATCTCGAGGTCTCTGCCAAGGTGTGCCAATCTCTGCCGGGCGGCAGCCTGCAGCGCCTGCTCCTAGCTTGGCACCACGCCGCCTCGGGGGCGCCCGTCGAGGCGCTGGTGCAGCACGCCAGTATGCTCCCTCAGCGCATGCTGGGCGCCGAGGCGTTGGCGGCCACGGTCATCCTAGCGCGCGACCAGGGCAATGATGAGGCCTTGTCGCGAGCCCAAGCCGAGCTGCTCGGACAGCTCGAGACGCTTGGCCTGACCCTGCCCCCCCGTCTGCGCGCGGGCCTGTTCGAGGGCCTGGGCCGTGGGCATGCACGAGCTCGCGCACGGCTCGTGGACGCCCGTCCGAGCGACGAGCGCGACCGGCTGGCGCGCGTCTTCCAGACCATCACGCGCCTCGCGCGCGAACGTGAGCTGCCGCGGCTGCTCGAGCGCATCACCGATGGCGCCGTGGATCTGACCGGGGCCGAGCGCGGCTTCGTGCTGCTCGCGGGCGCCGCTGGGCCCACGCCGGAGATCGAGCGGCACGCGGGGGGAGATCTCGGCGCACCCGGCGACGCCACCTTCAGCCGCAGCATTGCGCAGTCGGTCATTCTGGACGCGCGCCCCATCGTGACGGTGGATGCCCAGAACGACCCACGCGTGCGCGACTTCGCGAGCGTGCACCAGCTCGCGCTGACCAGCGTGGCGTGCGTGCCCATCCGCGGACGCGACGGCGTGCTGGGGGCGCTCTATCTCGAGCACCGCTCGCGGCGTGCGCGCTTCCACGCCGACGACCTCGACCTGCTGCTGGCCTTCGCCGATCAGGCGGCGGTGGCGCTCGAGACGCATCAGGCGCTCGCGACGCTGGCCACCCAGCGGGACCAGCTGCTGGCACAGAGGAACGAGCTAGAGGCCGCGCGGGGAGCGCTGGAAGATGCACTGGGGCGTCGCGAGGTCCAGCTGGCCGACACGCAGCGTGCGCTCGCGAAGGTCGCGGAGCCGTTCCGCACGGGGTACGAGCGCTTCGGCATCATCGGCCGCAGCGCAGCGCTCGGCGCCATGCTGGCGCGCGTCGACCGCGTTCGGGACGTGGACCTGCCCATCGTGCTGCGCGGGGAGAGCGGGACGGGAAAAGAGCTGGTGGCTCGCGCCCTGCACGGCAGCGGGCGCCGTCGGGACCGGCCGTTCGTTGCCCTCGGCTGCGGGGCGCTCGCCGCCTCGCTGCTGGAGAGCGAGCTCTTCGGCCACGTGCGTGGCGCCTTCACCGGCGCTGACCGGAGCCGCGACGGCGTCTTCGTGCGCGCGGAGGGCGGCACGCTCTTCCTGGACGAGCTCGAGGACATGCCCCCCAAGATGCAGGTGGACCTGCTGCGGGTGCTCCAAGAGGGCCGCGTGCGCCCTCTCGGGGGTGACCACGACGTCCACGTCGATGTGCGTATCGTGGGGGCGACGCGTCGTCCGCTCGCAGAGTGCGTGGCGGCAGGCACGTTCCGCGAGGACCTCTTCTACCGTCTGCAGGTGGTGGAGATCGTGGTCCCCCCGCTGCGCGAGCGGCTCACCGATCTGCCCCTGCTCGCCGCCCACCTGCTGGCCCAGCTCGCGCGCGAGCGGGGAGACGCGCCTGCCCGGCTGACCACGAGAGCGCTCGCGCGCATCGCAGCCTCGGGGCTGCCTGGTAACGTGCGCCAGCTGGAGCACCTGCTGGCCAGCGCGTGGGTGCTCTCCGACGGCCCGGTGCTCGATGCGGACGTGTTCCATGAGCTGCTGGGGGGTCCACCGGTCACGCCGAGCGCTTCGCAGCCCATCGACTTCGAGGTGGACGAGCTGCCGGCGCTGGGTCCGCCTGCGTCCCAGCCCGCCACCCCCCCAGAGCCCCCTGCGCCGCGCAGCGAGACGGAGTGGAAGGCCCTCGAGCACGAACGCATCCTCGAGGCGCTCACCGCGGCCGGGTGGAACCGCGTACGGGCAGCGGCCGAGCTGGGCATTCCCCGCAGGACCTTCTACCGGCGGCTGAAGGAGCATGGCATCCTCTGA
- the pilM gene encoding type IV pilus assembly protein PilM — MASEGKNLVGVDIGSAAIKVCEIKEAGKAPRQLVRFGFHPLPADTIVDGHIINSGAVVEGLEKLFHGSKNRRVALRASGHSVIIKKIAMPLMTPAELAEQISWEAEQHIPFDLAEVTLDYQTLTRREDQGQMDVLLVAAKKEEINDLYNLAIEARLQPVVVDLDAFTVQNVYETAYGPPPAKDTIVLIHVGASLTTVNILADGTTAFTRDIANGGNAITDEIQRQLGISREEAEAYKCGGDGRGIVPQEVPSIINQSVEQLAGEIQRSLDFYLATSGDRDITSIYCSGGTANIRALLDALAKRSRSKVTLLDSLLVAQPAGKLIDPVALQGRTAQAAVAMGLALRKDRERAQ, encoded by the coding sequence ATGGCATCGGAAGGCAAGAACCTGGTTGGCGTGGATATCGGTTCCGCAGCCATCAAGGTCTGTGAAATCAAGGAGGCCGGAAAGGCCCCCCGTCAGCTCGTACGTTTCGGTTTCCATCCGCTCCCCGCGGATACGATCGTCGACGGGCACATCATCAACTCCGGCGCCGTCGTCGAGGGGCTAGAAAAGCTCTTCCACGGCTCCAAGAACCGGCGTGTGGCGCTCCGAGCGAGCGGTCATAGCGTGATCATCAAGAAGATCGCGATGCCGCTCATGACGCCCGCGGAGCTGGCCGAGCAGATCAGCTGGGAGGCCGAGCAGCACATCCCGTTCGATCTCGCCGAGGTCACGCTCGACTACCAGACGCTGACTCGGCGCGAAGACCAGGGTCAGATGGACGTGCTGCTGGTGGCGGCGAAGAAGGAGGAGATCAACGACCTCTACAACCTCGCCATCGAGGCGCGCCTGCAGCCCGTGGTCGTGGACCTCGACGCCTTCACCGTCCAGAACGTGTACGAGACGGCCTACGGTCCGCCGCCTGCAAAGGACACCATCGTCCTCATCCACGTGGGCGCGTCACTCACCACCGTCAACATCCTGGCCGACGGCACCACGGCGTTCACGCGTGACATCGCCAACGGCGGGAACGCCATCACGGACGAGATCCAGCGTCAGCTCGGCATCAGCCGCGAAGAGGCCGAGGCCTACAAGTGCGGCGGTGACGGGCGCGGCATCGTGCCCCAGGAAGTCCCCAGCATCATCAACCAGTCGGTGGAGCAGCTGGCGGGTGAGATTCAGCGCTCGCTCGACTTCTACCTAGCGACCAGCGGCGACCGTGACATCACCAGCATCTACTGCTCGGGTGGCACGGCGAACATCCGCGCGCTGTTGGACGCGCTCGCCAAGCGCTCGCGCTCCAAGGTCACACTGCTCGACTCCCTGCTCGTGGCCCAGCCCGCAGGCAAGCTGATCGACCCGGTGGCGCTCCAAGGTCGCACCGCGCAGGCGGCCGTCGCGATGGGGCTCGCCCTTCGCAAAGACAGGGAGCGTGCGCAATGA
- the pilO gene encoding type 4a pilus biogenesis protein PilO, protein MPLAGKVAILFVIFGLVSALYFFVLHQPMTDDISSAQQANATKTTERNEALQRQQEFVQIQQELTAREAVDIRSRRVLPEQAEMAAFLEEINRSAELCGIRLRNVEPQAEEPGEFYTSIPVQLELTGTHHQIARFFHSVSRLDRAVSMEDITLQHPDEDTQDLTISVKAITFKRPEAEGAPAGGAPPPHTGAGT, encoded by the coding sequence GTGCCTCTTGCCGGAAAGGTGGCCATTCTCTTCGTGATCTTTGGCCTGGTTTCGGCGCTCTACTTCTTCGTGCTGCACCAGCCCATGACGGACGACATCAGCTCGGCGCAACAGGCCAACGCCACGAAGACCACCGAGCGCAACGAGGCGCTGCAGCGTCAGCAGGAGTTCGTGCAGATTCAGCAAGAGCTGACCGCGCGCGAGGCCGTCGACATCCGCAGCCGGCGAGTGTTGCCAGAGCAGGCCGAGATGGCCGCCTTCCTCGAGGAGATCAACCGGTCCGCCGAGCTGTGCGGCATCCGCCTTCGGAACGTGGAGCCCCAGGCGGAGGAGCCGGGCGAGTTCTACACCAGCATCCCCGTCCAGCTCGAGCTCACCGGGACACACCATCAGATCGCGCGGTTCTTCCACAGCGTGTCGCGCCTCGACCGCGCCGTGAGCATGGAAGACATCACGCTCCAGCATCCGGACGAGGACACGCAAGATCTCACCATCAGCGTCAAAGCCATCACCTTCAAGCGGCCGGAGGCCGAAGGCGCCCCTGCGGGCGGCGCCCCGCCGCCGCATACAGGAGCGGGCACATGA
- a CDS encoding serine/threonine-protein phosphatase, producing MQLLASGKTHAGRRTSNEDCFGIELDLGLFVVADGMGSAGEAASRLAVDTICAHFRLAGLGDPLIEFDAAIANAAQRIDRDERSQNMAATLAALSLFNQGATVAHVGDSRVYRLRHRRIERLTRDHSVVSDMEFALGHPILQRSSHPMGTVVTRALGGGGDARPDVRFLDVAPKDRFLLCSDGLTDSIVESELRPLLARGTPDEASDYLMEQAIRNGARDNVTVIVVDVLRL from the coding sequence GTGCAGCTACTCGCGAGCGGAAAGACCCACGCAGGTCGACGAACCTCCAACGAGGACTGTTTCGGAATCGAGCTCGACCTGGGTCTCTTCGTGGTGGCCGACGGGATGGGCAGCGCGGGAGAGGCGGCGAGCCGGCTGGCCGTGGACACCATCTGCGCGCACTTCCGGCTGGCCGGGCTCGGCGACCCGCTGATCGAGTTCGACGCGGCCATCGCCAACGCTGCGCAGCGCATCGACCGTGACGAGCGCAGCCAGAACATGGCGGCCACGCTGGCCGCGCTCTCGCTGTTCAACCAGGGCGCCACGGTCGCGCACGTGGGCGACAGCCGTGTCTATCGCCTGCGCCACCGGCGCATCGAGCGCCTCACGCGAGACCACTCCGTGGTGAGCGACATGGAGTTCGCCCTGGGCCACCCCATTTTGCAGCGCTCGTCGCACCCCATGGGGACGGTGGTCACGCGCGCGCTCGGCGGAGGCGGGGATGCACGCCCCGACGTACGCTTCCTGGACGTGGCGCCGAAGGACCGCTTCCTGCTCTGCAGCGACGGGCTCACGGACTCCATCGTGGAGTCCGAGCTGCGTCCGCTGCTGGCCCGGGGAACGCCCGACGAGGCCAGCGACTACTTGATGGAGCAGGCCATCCGCAACGGCGCACGTGACAACGTGACGGTCATCGTCGTGGACGTGTTGCGCCTCTGA
- a CDS encoding helix-turn-helix transcriptional regulator: MSAASASPVAVTAPGQPRASDLRPAATPAPAGEADPGSPRDTSARPDKSEKKRTTILEERKPNTVRRIRIERMMSKAELARSANLSVLTIDRVEKGFGCRVDTKRKILEALGLSLADRVRVFGEEE, from the coding sequence ATGTCGGCAGCGTCCGCGTCTCCAGTCGCCGTCACGGCGCCAGGACAACCGCGGGCGTCGGACCTCAGGCCCGCTGCCACACCCGCCCCCGCGGGCGAAGCAGATCCCGGGTCTCCTCGCGACACCAGCGCGAGGCCCGACAAGAGCGAGAAGAAGCGGACGACGATCCTTGAAGAGCGCAAGCCCAACACGGTCCGTCGCATCCGCATCGAAAGGATGATGTCCAAGGCAGAACTGGCGCGCAGTGCGAATCTCTCGGTGTTGACGATCGATCGTGTTGAAAAAGGCTTCGGGTGCCGCGTGGATACCAAGCGGAAGATCCTCGAAGCTCTAGGCCTCAGCCTCGCGGATCGAGTTCGAGTATTCGGCGAGGAGGAGTGA
- a CDS encoding VWA domain-containing protein, which yields MFSSRLTGATRRLPQRLALVLALAGCSGSTAHTPRTGASTESSTSEVALVSAESTGSSSPRGGSEGYYAPSDDSVGGYAGGGELDGVARESSPAPSTPARHEGGTGGVPARAAAPDTAGARRPSSEAYAAEAPSPSSMRSAPMDVTVTVTIEESEIAIPDPMPTPQQQVAPQSRVLTAATVGDTDRRGNYLEYVNRRPFEAQRAGFDVSRRVRFRVVDAQGRPFRGANVSLGGQGGQVEGTTMADGYWDYFPGVLGDVGSDVQATVTAGGVRAQVAARIPMAGDGQDVVFRMQGVTATAPQRLDLAFLIDVTGSMEDELRYVNAEVADIVGRIHAASPEVAIRVGATFYRDRGDREPLQEIRFTSDIQGFARTMLSIRADGGGDYPEDLNAGLAAAFARQSWSDGDAVRVMVVIADAPPQHYQSSYTYVQAMRDASRRGIRLLPVAASGADREVEFLFRAMATVTGAPYTYLTDESGVGNPHMEADTDRVAVEYWNDQLTRLVTEDLRGAGMHELIPN from the coding sequence ATGTTCAGCTCACGTCTCACCGGCGCCACGCGGCGCCTGCCCCAGCGTCTCGCCCTGGTGCTCGCGCTCGCCGGCTGCAGCGGCTCCACGGCTCACACGCCCCGCACCGGCGCTTCCACCGAGTCGTCCACGAGCGAAGTGGCCCTGGTGTCTGCGGAGAGCACGGGCAGCAGCAGCCCCCGCGGCGGGAGCGAAGGGTACTACGCCCCCTCCGACGACAGCGTGGGAGGATACGCCGGCGGGGGCGAGCTCGACGGCGTCGCGCGCGAGTCGTCTCCGGCCCCATCGACGCCCGCTCGCCACGAGGGGGGCACGGGCGGCGTCCCGGCACGCGCCGCCGCTCCCGACACCGCGGGCGCCCGTCGCCCCAGCTCGGAGGCATACGCCGCCGAGGCGCCTTCCCCCTCGAGCATGCGTTCTGCCCCCATGGACGTGACCGTCACCGTGACGATCGAGGAGTCGGAGATCGCCATCCCGGACCCCATGCCCACTCCACAGCAGCAGGTGGCCCCGCAGTCGCGCGTGCTGACCGCCGCCACCGTGGGCGACACCGACCGCCGCGGGAACTACCTCGAGTACGTGAACCGTCGTCCGTTCGAGGCGCAGCGCGCCGGCTTCGACGTCTCGCGGCGCGTCCGCTTCCGCGTGGTGGACGCGCAGGGTCGCCCCTTCCGTGGCGCCAACGTGTCGCTGGGCGGGCAGGGCGGTCAGGTGGAAGGCACCACCATGGCCGACGGCTACTGGGACTACTTCCCGGGCGTGCTCGGTGACGTGGGCTCGGACGTCCAGGCCACGGTCACGGCGGGCGGAGTCCGCGCGCAGGTGGCCGCGCGCATCCCCATGGCCGGTGACGGGCAAGACGTCGTTTTCCGCATGCAGGGCGTCACCGCCACGGCGCCGCAGCGCCTGGACCTCGCCTTCCTCATCGACGTGACGGGCAGCATGGAAGACGAGCTGCGCTACGTGAACGCCGAGGTGGCGGACATCGTCGGTCGCATCCACGCCGCGTCGCCCGAGGTGGCCATCCGCGTGGGCGCCACGTTCTATCGCGACCGCGGCGACCGCGAGCCGCTCCAGGAGATCCGCTTCACGTCGGATATCCAGGGCTTCGCGCGCACCATGCTGTCCATCCGAGCCGACGGTGGCGGCGACTACCCCGAGGACCTGAACGCGGGCCTCGCAGCTGCCTTCGCGCGGCAGTCGTGGAGCGACGGGGACGCCGTGCGCGTCATGGTCGTGATCGCCGACGCACCCCCACAGCACTACCAGTCGTCGTACACCTACGTGCAGGCCATGCGCGACGCGTCACGCCGCGGCATCCGGCTCCTGCCCGTGGCGGCCAGCGGCGCCGACCGCGAGGTGGAGTTCCTCTTCCGCGCGATGGCCACCGTGACGGGCGCGCCCTACACGTACCTCACCGACGAGAGCGGCGTGGGCAACCCGCACATGGAGGCCGACACCGACCGCGTGGCCGTGGAGTATTGGAACGACCAGCTGACTCGGCTCGTCACCGAAGACCTGCGCGGCGCCGGCATGCACGAGCTGATCCCCAACTGA